A single Populus alba chromosome 7, ASM523922v2, whole genome shotgun sequence DNA region contains:
- the LOC118063108 gene encoding cytochrome P450 84A1: MDSLVQSLQASPMSLFLIVFSSLFFLGLLSRLRRRLPYPPGPKGLPLVGSMHMMDQITHRGLAKLAKQYGGLFHMRMGYLHMVTVSSPEIARQVLQVQDNIFSNRPANIAISYLTYDRADMAFAHYGPFWRQMRKLCVMKLFSRKRAESWESVRDEVDSMLKTVEANIGKPVNLGELIFTLTMNITYRAAFGAKNEGQDEFIKILQEFSKLFGAFNMSDFIPWLGWIDPQGLSARLVKARKALDRFIDSIIDDHIQKRKQNNFSEDAETDMVDDMLAFYGEEARKVDESDDLQKAISLTKDNIKAIIMDVMFGGTETVASAIEWVMAELMKSPEDQKRVQQELAEVVGLERRVEESDIDKLTFLKCALKETLRMHPPIPLLLHETSEDAEVAGYFIPKQTRVMINAYAIGRDKNSWEDPDAFKPSRFLKPGVPDFKGNHFEFIPFGSGRRSCPGMQLGLYTLDLAVAHLLHCFTWELPDGMKPSELDMTDMFGLTAPRATRLVAVPSKRVLCPL, from the exons ATGGATTCTCTTGTCCAATCTTTGCAAGCTTCACCCATGTCTCTCTTCTTGATCGTTTTCTCTTCACTCTTCTTCTTAGGTCTCCTCTCTCGCCTTCGCCGAAGATTGCCATATCCACCAGGGCCTAAAGGGTTGCCACTTGTAGGTAGCATGCACATGATGGACCAAATAACTCACCGTGGGTTAGCTAAACTAGCTAAGCAATATGGTGGGCTCTTTCATATGCGTATGGGGTACTTGCATATGGTCACTGTTTCGTCTCCTGAAATAGCTCGCCAAGTTCTGCAGGTCCAGGACAACATTTTCTCCAACAGACCAGCCAACATAGCCATAAGTTACTTAACATATGATCGTGCAGATATGGCCTTTGCCCACTACGGTCCTTTCTGGCGACAGATGCGTAAGCTCTGCGTCATGAAGCTATTTAGCCGGAAAAGGGCTGAATCATGGGAGTCTGTGAGAGATGAGGTGGACTCAATGCTTAAGACAGTTGAAGCCAATATAGGGAAGCCTGTGAATCTTGGAGAGTTGATCTTTACGTTGACCATGAACATCACTTACAGAGCAGCTTTCGGGGCTAAAAATGAAGGACAGGATGAGTTCATCAAGATTTTGCAGGAGTTCTCTAAGCTTTTTGGAGCATTCAACATGTCTGATTTCATTCCCTGGCTAGGCTGGATTGACCCACAAGGGCTCAGCGCTAGACTTGTCAAGGCTCGCAAGGCTCTTGATAGATTCATCGACTCTATCATCGATGATCATAtccagaaaagaaaacagaataaCTTCTCTGAGGATGCTGAAACCGATATGGTCGATGACATGCTAGCCTTTTATGGTGAAGAAGCAAGGAAAGTAGATGAATCAGATGATTTACAAAAAGCCATCAGCCTTACTAAAGACAACATCAAAGCCATAATCATG GATGTGATGTTCGGTGGGACAGAGACGGTGGCGTCGGCAATAGAGTGGGTCATGGCGGAGCTAATGAAGAGTCCAGAGGATCAAAAAAGAGTCCAGCAAGAGCTCGCAGAGGTGGTGGGTTTAGAGCGGCGCGTGGAGGAAAGTGATATTGACAAACTAACATTCTTGAAATGCGCCCTCAAAGAAACCTTAAGGATGCACCCACCAATCCCACTTCTCTTACATGAAACTTCTGAAGATGCTGAGGTTGCTGGTTATTTCATTCCAAAGCAAACAAGGGTGATGATCAATGCTTATGCTATTGGGAGAGACAAGAATTCATGGGAAGATCCTGATGCTTTTAAGCCTTCAAGGTTTTTGAAACCAGGGGTGCCTGATTTTAAAGGGAATCACTTCGAATTTATTCCTTTCGGGTCTGGTCGGAGGTCTTGCCCCGGTATGCAGCTTGGGTTATACACACTTGATTTGGCTGTTGCTCACTTGCTTCATTGTTTTACATGGGAATTGCCTGATGGCATGAAACCAAGTGAACTTGACATGACTGATATGTTTGGGCTCACCGCGCCAAGAGCAACTCGACTCGTTGCCGTTCCGAGCAAGCGTGTGCTCTGTCCTCTCTAA